A genomic region of Miscanthus floridulus cultivar M001 chromosome 3, ASM1932011v1, whole genome shotgun sequence contains the following coding sequences:
- the LOC136545164 gene encoding uncharacterized oxidoreductase At1g06690, chloroplastic-like — MITGALQVSGAGLPLLLVRRRRASFRPPQAVASNAAATTAREEGGKVALGGSGVAVTKLGVGAWSWGDTTYWNEFQWDDRKLKAAKGAFDASIDCGITFFDTAEVYGAGISGAINSESLLGRFIKERQQKEQVEVAIATKFAALPWRFGRGSVICALKASLDRLGVSSVELYQLHWPGIWGNEDYLDGLGDAVEQGLVKAVGVSNYSEKRLRDAYERLKKRGIPLASNQVNYSLIYRNPEENGVKAACDELGITLIAYSPIAQGALTGKYTPENPPKGPRGRIYTPEFLTKLQPLINRIKEIGGSYGRTSTQVVLNWLVCQGNVVPIPGAKNAEQAREFAGALGWSLTDEEVEELRSMAREVKPVIGFPVEKL, encoded by the exons ATGATCACGGGGGCCCTGCAGGTCTCCGGCGCCGGCCTGCCGCTCCTGCTCGTCAGGCGGCGCCGGGCGTCGTTCCGGCCGCCCCAAGCGGTGGCGTCCAACGCCGCCGCGACCACGGCGAGGGAGGAGGGCGGCAAGGTGGCGCTGGGAGGGTCCGGCGTCGCCGTCACCAAGCTCGGCGTCGGGGCGTGGTCCTGGGGCGACACCACCTACTGGAACGAGTTCCAGTGGGACG ATAGGAAACTGAAGGCGGCTAAAGGAGCATTTGATGCGAGTATCGACTGTGGAATAACCTTCTTTGATACCGCTGAAGTGTATGGAGCAGGG ATATCAGGAGCGATTAATTCAGAAAGTTTACTAGGAAG ATTTATCAAGGAAAGGCAACAAAAGGAACAGGTGGAAGTGGCTATCGCGACAAAGTTTGCAGCTCTTCCATGGAGGTTTGGTCGTGGGAGCGTCATTTGTGCGCTGAAGGCCTCGTTGGATCGCCTTGGCGTCTCTTCAGTTGAGCTCTACCAACTTCATTG GCCAGGGATATGGGGCAACGAAG ATTACCTGGATGGCCTTGGAGACGCTGTCGAGCAAGGCCTTGTAAAGGCTGTTGGAGTCTCAAACTACAGCG AAAAACGTCTCCGGGATGCCTACGAGCGCCTCAAGAAAAGGGGAATTCCACTCGCTTCGAACCAAGTGAATTACAGTCTGATATACAGGAACCCGGAGGAAAACGGGGTGAAGGCGGCTTGCGATGAGCTTGGCATTACTCTGATCGCGTATTCCCCAATCGCCCAAG GTGCTCTGACAGGGAAATACACTCCGGAGAATCCCCCGAAAGGGCCTCGAGGACGGATATACACGCCAGAGTTCCTGACAAAG CTCCAACCACTTATCAACCGGATCAAGGAGATCGGAGGAAGCTACGGTAGGACTTCAACACAG GTGGTGCTGAACTGGCTGGTGTGCCAGGGCAACGTGGTGCCGATCCCTGGCGCCAAGAACGCGGAGCAGGCCCGGGAGTTCGCGGGCGCGCTGGGGTGGAGCCTGACGGACGAGGAAGTGGAGGAGCTCCGGTCCATGGCGCGCGAGGTCAAGCCCGTCATCGGCTTCCCGGTGGAGAAGCTGTGA